ATCAAATAGCTTACATCAAACTATTTACCGTGGCTATTGGTATAAAACTTTACATTTAGcggctttttaaatttttttctagcttttcatattcatataCAAATGCCGAAAATGAtgttaatattttcttcaaaTGGACAATCAATAGTTTGATCCCAAACATTATAAGTCCTGTTTCATTTAGGCCTCCGTTTCGGCGCCTTTTAGACGCAGGCGGGCAAAGTCCTCAAAAATAATGTCATCATCCTGCGCCTCATCGTCGTCCAGCTGAATGAGATTGGTGGTGGTGGGTACGTCCTGACCCCCAGCTGCCGATCCTGTCTCTCCGCCGTCACCCAAACTTACAAGCGGTTGACCACCGCCGGCCAAACTAGCCCGAGGTGATCGCTCGCCCAGCAGCGGATGTTCCTCCTCCTCAGGCTTAGGGTGCATTAGTGTGAACGGGAGCTCGGCCACGAGATCTCCATTCAGCAGAGGCGAACTAATTAGCAACTTCACCTTCACCTTATAGTGCACCATAATACCGAGACTCTCTCGCTGGGCAGGATTGGTGATGAGCGTGCTTGACGCTAAGTTGGTATCCTCATGCTTCAGCTGCCCATCCAAGGCCAGGCCCCATTTATCCTTATTATTCGCCAGAAGGGGGCACAACTCGAACACCTTCGACAAGGTGAATCCTGGCGCAACTTGGCATCCATCCTCCGACTCGATCTCGGCCACCACGGACTTGTATTGGGCCGTTGAAAACAGGCAGATATCCGCAAACTGACGGACACACACCTTGATCTTCTTTACCGTCCGATTCGAATTATTGGCCACATGAACGTTAACCGATATTTTCTCGCCGTGATGGTACAGCTCCTTATCCAAACTAGCTTCCAGATGGATCTTGTTCGGTTTCATCATAAACTCCTTGCTGACTTCGATCGACGGCTGCTCACCTACTTTGGAGGGGGCGTACATGACTTTTCGAATAGTCAGGCGCACAGAGTTCCGCTTGTGGGGCTTGTCCTCTACGTTCTCACCTACCAAGGATAAACATTATGAGTAATCGCATCAGCTGAAGTAAACCCATGACGTATGCATAATTCGACCGGGGGTGTGTCATGTGTTTGTTTGTAAGAAAAGTGCGTCATTGATGTTGGGTATATCGCGGATCAGTACGAGTTCCAGGAACCTTCAAACACGACCCTAGCGACAATAGATTTTGGGCACCCAAATATAGACGACTCAGTGCCAATCTAATTTGGGTGTTGTCATTAAAGCGAAACACTTTCCATTCAGAAGATCATAAATCGTGCTGCGTCAAGATGAGCTCCGTAAGCTAATTGTTTATCCCAAAAACATGGAAGCGAGGCACATTAAATACACAAATCAACAGACGCCAAGTAAATAAAAGCTGTAGCCAAATCGTCATGGGGGAAGAGAGAAGAGCTAAGAAATCGTTTCTGCGAACTACAGAAAATTCCACATTGTTTTCGAGTTCTATGAATCGTATTTCGGTTTACAGTGGGCACTGAAtaatgaaaacatttaaacgtctaatgttaaaaatgtatctGGCGGATAcgcattcaaaaaatataaaacaggtGATTAAATTTTCCGTTGTTCACTGTACCATAATAAAGTAGTGCAGCAATAGCAAAATCATTTAGATATAGAAAAGCCCACCCAGACGCCAATTGGGATCGCTGCTACTTTATTAATCTTTTTATGGCCGTACGCAAATTGGCTGCTAGATAAGACCGAAATTCCAACAAGAGCCATAAAACCACCAAAAATTTATGAAGAAAGCAAGGCAAACGAAATAGATAATAGTATTTACCTAACAGGGAGAGCGAGGAGGGTGTATCAGGGGAAGGAATACAACCAGGTACTGTGAGATTGGGTCTGCGTGTGCGAGTAGCAAATATGCGCGGATAACTTCCAAAAAACGCAACGTATGTACTCCTTTGCAGCTTTTCTAGTCTAGTTAGTTTCCCAAAATTAGTTGTGCAAAGCAGGgtgaaaatggggaaaaggaGTTATTGGGAATGTCAGCAGAAAACGACAGAGCTCTCAAGAATTACTTTCAGCAATCGGATATTGGCAAACCAAACGTCATTAACGGCAACTACGGCGCCTAATTAAagcgaacaacaacaacggctgTGATACAACTACGGCCGAGTCAGATTCCAATTAGAAGCGTCGAATTTCAATTAGGTGGGACGCTGCGTCACCAAGCCCAATGACATTTTTGCGCAGTCCGACGTAGCTGGATTAATTAACCCCGTGTTCCCGACCGCGTGACACATGCGCTAAATTACACAAAGCCACACATACAACCAATTTACAGTCGAACTTCCATTGGACACCGAAATAGTTCAGTTTGGTACAAATGACCATTCTACTACTTTAGTAAGCCCCtcgaaattataaacttgAATCTAATgaaaaatcttataaaagtCCACAATATTTGACCAGAGTTAGGGCCATTTAGGGGGCCATGTTAATCCGCGCAATCAAGGCTCCACTGTACATAGATATGTGCAGAGTGGAATGTATAAGTACGTATACTGGATGCCTGTATCGACTGCTGCAATCGCTCATCAATGACTTTGACTTTGCCTGACCGCCGTACATGGACACTCCCACAAGACCAGACCCGGACTCACCCACAAAGGCCTTCAGCTCGTAGTCCACTCCGCAGGACTTGCCCACGTCCCCCGGCGCTGGCTGCAAGGACACGGAGGCGGGGCAGTAGGGCGGCACCTCGAAGTAAAATGGATGGGCGTTGGGTCCCAGCTTTTTGATCAGCCTCTCCTGCAGACGGGTCATCGGACGGTCCAGC
This portion of the Drosophila takahashii strain IR98-3 E-12201 chromosome 3R, DtakHiC1v2, whole genome shotgun sequence genome encodes:
- the krz gene encoding beta-arrestin-1, coding for MNTMNGGGGAALGSNGSSTSVTAAGSTGGGAGNDEAGGDASSRRQATRVFKKSSSNGKITVYLGKRDFVDHVTHVDPIDGVVFIDPEYVKDRKVFGQVLAAFRYGREDLDVLGLTFRKDLYLAHEQIYPPMQLDRPMTRLQERLIKKLGPNAHPFYFEVPPYCPASVSLQPAPGDVGKSCGVDYELKAFVGENVEDKPHKRNSVRLTIRKVMYAPSKVGEQPSIEVSKEFMMKPNKIHLEASLDKELYHHGEKISVNVHVANNSNRTVKKIKVCVRQFADICLFSTAQYKSVVAEIESEDGCQVAPGFTLSKVFELCPLLANNKDKWGLALDGQLKHEDTNLASSTLITNPAQRESLGIMVHYKVKVKLLISSPLLNGDLVAELPFTLMHPKPEEEEHPLLGERSPRASLAGGGQPLVSLGDGGETGSAAGGQDVPTTTNLIQLDDDEAQDDDIIFEDFARLRLKGAETEA